In Lodderomyces elongisporus chromosome 2, complete sequence, the following proteins share a genomic window:
- a CDS encoding uncharacterized protein (BUSCO:EOG09262MFL): protein MLRRYLATSASATATATASASAGAPKNSIKSNFKFHPEYKFKCGLEIHTQLKTKYKLFSLSRTSFNDTPNSHISYFDVGLPGTQPKLNPEALYLALKAAVALNCEVQQMSRFDRKHYFYPDQPMGYQITQNFHPLAKNGYLTFNEFDGVEIATSKDGANDTIRIEKIQLEQDTGKKYGDIIDYNRAGIPLIEVVTKPDFDSIEKVLAFVKKYQLLVRHFDICSGDLETGAIRVDVNVNVNDSPRVEIKNISTTGDIVNAIKYEYNRQVETLTKGGSLEQQTRNWDGIRTNLARSKENAIDYRYFPDSELPQIILSPDIAHDIKTSLPESPDSLLARLTSSPHNLQLAHAKNLITEPELLHYYESFFAIHRKPDADKWVFQELLTAFAKLGKTFDVEIVKPNVFAHLVSMDLNLVSKRLILKHMVQNEVSLDKAIEQLGFKEDQKPTTESAEDICKEIISTNQQIVDRIQSGHAKAVEVLVGNAMKKTRGKFAAQTFRSLFKEQLGIS from the coding sequence ATGTTACGACGGTACTTGGCTACATCTGCatctgcaactgcaactgcgaCAGCTAGTGCTAGTGCTGGTGCACCCAAAAACAGTATAAAGTCAAACTTTAAGTTCCACCCCGAGTATAAATTCAAATGCGGGCTTGAAATCCATACTCAGCTAAAGACAAAGTATAAGCTCTTTTCATTATCACGAACCAGTTTCAACGATACTCCCAATAGTCATATCAGCTATTTCGATGTTGGCCTCCCAGGAACTCAACCAAAATTGAATCCCGAAGCTTTGTATTTGGCATTAAAAGCTGCAGTAGCATTAAACTGCGAAGTTCAGCAAATGTCCCGTTTTGATCGAAAGCATTATTTCTATCCAGACCAGCCAATGGGCTATCAAATCACACAGAACTTCCATCCACTAGCCAAGAATGGCTATCTCACATTTAATGAATTTGATGGTGTAGAGATTGCCACCTCCAAAGATGGCGCAAACGACACGATACGAATAGAGAAAATTCAACTTGAGCAGGATACGGGGAAAAAATATGGAGATATAATAGATTATAATAGAGCAGGCATCCCACTAATAGAGGTAGTGACAAAGCCAGACTTTGActcaattgaaaaagtgTTGGCATTTGTTAAAAAATATCAACTTCTTGTGAGACATTTTGATATATGCAGTGGAGATTTAGAGACTGGTGCCATTAGAGTAGATGTCAATGTAAATGTTAATGACAGCCCGAGAGTCgaaatcaaaaacatttcaaCTACTGGTGACATTGTCAATGCTATAAAGTATGAATACAATCGACAAGTGGAGACGTTGACCAAGGGAGGTAGCTTGgaacaacaaacaagaaactGGGATGGTATACGCACCAATCTTGCGAGGTCGAAAGAGAATGCTATTGATTATAGATACTTTCCAGATTCTGAACTACCTCAGATCATTCTCTCACCCGATATCGCACATGATATCAAGACCTCATTGCCTGAAAGTCCAGATAGTTTATTGGCCAGGTTAACATCGTCTCCGCATAATTTACAGCTTGCACATGCAAAAAATCTTATAACCGAGCCCGAGCTTTTGCACTATTATGAAtcattttttgcaattcacAGAAAACCTGACGCCGATAAGTGGGTGTTTCAAGAATTGTTGACTGCGTTTGCGAAACTAGGAAAGACATTTGACGTTGAAATAGTGAAGCCAAACGTTTTTGCTCATTTGGTTTCGATGGACCTTAACCTTGTGTCCAAAAGATTGATTTTAAAACACATGGTACAAAATGAGGTATCCCTCGATAAAGCTATTGAACAGTTGGGATTCAAAGAGGATCAAAAACCCACCACCGAGCTGGCAGAGGATATTTGTAAAGAAATTATTCTGacaaatcaacaaatcGTAGACCGTATTCAAAGCGGACACGCAAAAGCTGTTGAGGTACTTGTAGGAAATGCCATGAAAAAGACTAGAGGAAAATTTGCAGCTCAAACATTTAGAAGTTTGTTTAAAGAGCAGTTGGGAATCAGCTGA